The following coding sequences are from one Sporichthyaceae bacterium window:
- a CDS encoding rhomboid-like protein, which translates to MSRGAPALARTRRWTRARLTTAGGWREFVRGRDVAVAYAIAVAGTELVLGLLPDDVHQRTVIRCSTNLYNLHHSPMFVLAASAFVVNNALSLWQLPILVLAYGAAQRWVGRVATVIVGILGHVGATLFVATVMSASLARGRLERSAAHVSDVGISYGLMCILGFIITRVPDRYRPAYIAALLAFAGGPLLFTPTFTALGHVSALTLGLGLALLAEQVSAATVKE; encoded by the coding sequence ATGAGCCGCGGCGCGCCGGCCCTCGCGCGCACCCGGCGGTGGACCCGGGCCCGACTGACCACAGCCGGCGGCTGGCGGGAGTTCGTCCGCGGTCGGGACGTCGCGGTGGCCTACGCGATCGCGGTGGCGGGGACGGAACTGGTGCTGGGTCTGCTGCCCGACGACGTGCATCAGCGCACGGTGATCCGGTGCAGCACGAACCTCTACAACCTGCACCACAGCCCCATGTTCGTGCTCGCGGCCAGCGCCTTCGTGGTGAACAACGCGCTGTCGCTGTGGCAACTGCCGATCCTGGTCCTGGCCTACGGCGCCGCGCAGCGCTGGGTGGGTCGGGTCGCCACGGTGATCGTCGGGATCCTCGGCCACGTGGGCGCGACGCTGTTCGTCGCCACCGTGATGAGCGCGTCGCTCGCCCGCGGCCGCCTGGAGCGCAGCGCCGCGCACGTGTCCGACGTCGGGATCAGCTACGGCCTGATGTGCATCTTGGGCTTCATCATCACCCGGGTGCCGGATCGCTACCGCCCCGCCTACATCGCCGCGTTGCTCGCCTTCGCCGGCGGACCGTTGCTGTTCACCCCGACGTTCACGGCGCTCGGTCACGTGAGCGCGCTGACCCTGGGGCTTGGTCTGGCACTGTTGGCCGAGCAGGTGTCTGCCGCCACGGTGAAGGAGTAG
- a CDS encoding maleylpyruvate isomerase family mycothiol-dependent enzyme, translating to MQEIVDALAGEHAALRDRLAGLSPADWARPSQCAGWSIADVVLHMAQTDELAGGSASGDLAGGAAQAGWDLTTLGNDGPVDSDVIADAAVVTGRGMDPAELLARYTNAADRMCTALRACDPRAPLTWVVGRLPARTLATTRLAECWIHAGDIGYALGIEPEPSERLWHIARLAWRTLPYAFTKAGRALHGPVALLLTAPDGSTWHFDHDEPADTVVQGDAHAFCLLAARRVGPAESGLKAVGPDADAVLELVRTFA from the coding sequence GTGCAGGAGATCGTTGACGCCCTGGCCGGCGAGCACGCCGCGCTGCGGGACCGACTGGCCGGGCTGAGCCCGGCGGACTGGGCGCGGCCCTCGCAGTGCGCCGGGTGGAGCATCGCCGACGTCGTGCTGCACATGGCGCAGACCGACGAGTTGGCCGGGGGCAGCGCCAGTGGGGATCTGGCCGGCGGCGCGGCGCAGGCCGGCTGGGACCTGACCACGCTGGGCAACGACGGCCCCGTCGACTCCGACGTCATCGCCGACGCTGCGGTGGTCACCGGCCGCGGCATGGACCCCGCGGAGTTGCTGGCCCGGTACACGAACGCCGCGGACCGGATGTGCACGGCGCTGCGTGCCTGCGACCCGCGCGCGCCGCTGACCTGGGTGGTGGGCCGCCTGCCCGCCCGCACCCTGGCCACGACGCGGCTGGCCGAGTGCTGGATCCATGCCGGCGACATCGGTTACGCGCTCGGCATCGAGCCCGAACCCAGCGAGCGGTTGTGGCACATCGCCCGGCTGGCCTGGCGCACGCTGCCCTACGCGTTCACCAAAGCCGGCCGTGCGCTGCACGGCCCGGTTGCGCTGCTGCTCACCGCGCCGGACGGCAGCACCTGGCACTTCGACCACGACGAGCCCGCCGACACCGTGGTGCAGGGCGACGCGCACGCCTTCTGTCTGCTGGCCGCGCGCCGGGTCGGCCCCGCGGAATCCGGCCTCAAGGCCGTCGGCCCGGACGCCGACGCCGTGCTGGAACTCGTCCGCACCTTCGCCTGA
- a CDS encoding kelch repeat-containing protein, translated as MTLVTLLAACSHHPSATPATPPSAPTPTGTPGTGSWIDGPALPTAVSEVGVALLDGRIHVLGGYVDGHPASTTHLIYDTATQRWRAAAPLPVALDHMAAVATTDAVYAIGGYDAHGATTGVYRYDPATDRWHARAPIPDARAAAAAVLLQGKIHLIGGRDGHGDVTRHDVYDPATDTWSIAAAMPTARDHTAFGLLDGKIHVVGGRPGSLQVHEVYDPTTDAWTTAAPLPAGRNSCAGVVLDGAFWVLGGEDPGETRVYPQTWRYDPATDHWRQGSDLPLAVQGVEAVAEGNRIYLPGGGPVAGGSRQTARLQIFMVQTVP; from the coding sequence ATGACACTCGTCACGCTGCTGGCAGCGTGCTCCCATCATCCCTCGGCGACACCGGCGACACCTCCCTCCGCCCCCACCCCGACCGGCACCCCCGGCACCGGCAGCTGGATCGACGGTCCCGCGCTGCCGACCGCGGTCAGCGAGGTCGGGGTGGCGCTGCTGGACGGCCGCATCCACGTGCTCGGCGGCTATGTGGACGGCCATCCGGCCTCCACCACCCACCTGATCTACGACACCGCCACCCAACGCTGGCGCGCCGCCGCCCCGCTGCCCGTCGCGCTGGACCACATGGCCGCAGTGGCCACCACCGACGCGGTCTATGCGATCGGCGGGTACGACGCGCACGGCGCAACCACCGGCGTCTACCGCTACGACCCGGCCACCGACCGGTGGCACGCCCGCGCCCCGATTCCCGACGCCCGGGCGGCCGCCGCGGCCGTGCTGCTGCAGGGCAAGATCCACCTTATCGGCGGACGCGACGGGCACGGCGACGTCACCCGGCACGACGTCTACGACCCGGCCACCGATACCTGGTCCATCGCCGCGGCCATGCCCACCGCCCGCGACCACACCGCGTTCGGGCTGCTGGACGGAAAAATCCACGTCGTGGGCGGTCGGCCGGGCAGCCTGCAGGTGCACGAGGTCTACGACCCGACCACCGACGCCTGGACCACCGCCGCCCCGCTGCCCGCGGGCCGCAACTCCTGTGCCGGGGTGGTGCTGGACGGCGCGTTCTGGGTGCTCGGCGGTGAGGATCCCGGCGAAACCCGGGTCTACCCCCAGACCTGGCGCTACGACCCGGCCACCGACCACTGGCGCCAGGGATCCGATCTGCCGCTCGCGGTCCAGGGAGTGGAGGCGGTCGCGGAGGGCAACCGGATCTATCTGCCCGGCGGTGGCCCCGTGGCCGGGGGAAGTCGTCAGACGGCGAGGCTGCAGATTTTCATGGTCCAAACCGTGCCATAA